In Hermetia illucens chromosome 5, iHerIll2.2.curated.20191125, whole genome shotgun sequence, a single window of DNA contains:
- the LOC119657623 gene encoding vitellogenin-3-like has protein sequence MRFIPVIPFLLLTVLSLCEARANTRSRTDPLPVARPVPGNSLGEELRGLAPSFSDLIGKFVPGAEEIFSMSINVLAGTPARVVSYYVNEVCGIASHWKIPKPNNTPREADLHWELYSENSMVSAPLRDPLPFIESNDFNPDLNITILVTGWESLVSDKLGEDVIDSMRKAYRQRATENFIVFDAGRFVNSLYSWATLDVLWIGEVLGNSLIRLSKKVNNPRIHLIGHSVGSTIVGVAGRRYHGSTGEYISRITGLDPAMPCLDPSISLKKGDAAFVDVIHTNSGVLGKREPIGDADFYPNGPVALPPGCLDVVCAHFRAVSYYVESVQPGSEDNFPAVRCGSIDDYNTRKCSGKRIPMGYSTPAYARGTYYLETNSKSPYGQNSV, from the exons ATGCGATTTATCCCAGTCATCCCGTTCCTTCTACTCACAGTATTATCGCTATGTGAGGCGCGAGCCAATACTCGAAGTAGGACCGATCCGCTTCCAGTAGCACGTCCTGTACCAGGAAACTCACTTGGTGAAGAATTGAGGGGTCTGGCACCATCCTTTTCCGATTTGATAGGAAAGTTCGTTCCAGGAGCTGAAGAAATTTTCTCCATGTCGATAAATGTCCTAGCCGGAACACCAGCTAGGGTGGTATCATATTATGTCAACGAAGTTT gtGGGATTGCTTCGCATTGGAAAATTCCGAAACCAAATAACACTCCTCGGGAAGCTGATCTACACTGGGAATTATATTCAGAAAACAGCATGGTTTCAGCCCCACTGAGAGATCCATTGCCTTTCATTGAAAGTAATGATTTCAATCCGGATTTGAACATAACAATTTTAGTAACAGGATGGGAGTCATTAGTAAGTGATAAGCTTGGGGAAGATGTTATCGATTCTATGCGAAAAGCTTACAGGCAGCGGGCAACTGAAAATTTTATT GTTTTCGATGCTGGTCGCTTCGTAAACTCCTTATATAGCTGGGCTACTTTGGATGTTCTGTGGATAGGCGAAGTTCTTGGGAATTCACTCATACGCTTGAGTAAAAAGGTGAATAACCCTCGAATTCATCTGATTGGACACAGTGTGGGTTCCACGATTGTTGGTGTAGCAGGAAGGCGCTACCACGGTTCAACCGGAGAATATATTTCTCGAATTACTGGCCTGGACCCAGCTATGCCTTGCTTGGACCCCAGTATTAGTCTTAAAAAAGGAGATGCCGCTTTCGTTGATGTTATTCATACCAATAGCGGAGTACTGGGCAAACGTGAACCAATAGGTGATGCTGATTTCTACCCGAACGGACCAGTTGCTTTGCCACCGGGTTGCTTGGATGTCGTGTGTGCCCACTTCAGAGCAGTTAGTTATTATGTAGAATCAGTTCAACCAGGATCGGAAGATAATTTCCCGGCTGTAAGATGTGGATCAATTGATGACTATAATACGAGGAAGTGTAGTGGAAAGCGTATTCCTATGGGTTATTCAACACCAGCGTATGCAAGAGGTACTTATTACTTGGAAACTAACTCGAAGTCACCATATGGACAAAATAGTGTTTAA
- the LOC119657033 gene encoding protein starmaker-like, with protein sequence MRTVHFILLLILVVYDCIQPTHQGPVQTAKERDLKQEQDVSDYSLGKDVGDSHEKYQGETRSSEESDATSSQVEDRLTAEDEKLTSRGNSKNVDESRKGYYKDNENVDQQEDDDDSYEKRQVKVHSKKERAAKSQMTDAMKKSKRHQWSEDSEEDNRDERHNQKQDVYERNNNEQGRYNARKSNNEEEYAAEQQGLKHSMPQRNLNSRYSEMRTMLKLSQQRPGSQADTPNNQHHNTEEERWDVAEPSTSSNRKNRKASESQVYSNVNDSPALPDNDDDYFSRILSPVSARRMFQENDDDEDSDEDSTNPESSQSKIKNRKYGPKMSQDSDDYDDEDPFLIVPSRIAKRGMFLGKKIHEKKDELKHSKWSKTWGLHHNQHQNKKHDQHHGLFHNRHPGAGHYQHHQQKWSKVKTEHPHPLTKNGKTLFARQVDSDETQVSVPEDYSIGGGMSAEINNPSYYVKEDRETEAADDRKNRKESMTLQQDDQPSRMSNRILRESTKIGQNSRGIYW encoded by the coding sequence ATGCGAACCGTTCATTTCATCTTGCTTTTAATTCTAGTCGTCTACGACTGCATCCAGCCGACGCATCAGGGACCGGTGCAGACAGCTAAAGAACGCGACCTGAAACAAGAACAGGATGTGTCAGACTATTCCTTAGGAAAAGATGTTGGAGACAGTCACGAAAAATACCAAGGAGAAACTCGTTCGTCAGAAGAATCTGATGCGACAAGCAGCCAAGTAGAGGATCGTCTCACCGCAGAAGATGAAAAATTGACTTCCAGAGGAAACTCTAAAAATGTCGACGAGAGTAGGAAGGGATACTATAAGGACAATGAAAACGTAGACCAGCAAGAAGATGACGATGATAGCTACGAAAAACGGCAAGTTAAAGTACACTCAAAGAAGGAAAGAGCTGCAAAGTCGCAAATGACGGATGCTATGAAGAAGTCGAAGAGACATCAGTGGTCAGAGGATTCCGAAGAAGACAACCGAGACGAAAGACACAATCAAAAACAAGACGTCTACGAGAGAAACAACAACGAACAAGGACGGTACAATGCCAGGAAGAGCAACAACGAGGAAGAATACGCTGCTGAACAACAAGGACTTAAGCATTCAATGCCCCAGAGGAATTTAAATTCGCGTTATTCAGAAATGAGAACAATGCTGAAGCTCTCCCAGCAACGTCCGGGTTCCCAAGCTGACACCCCGAATAATCAACACCATAACACAGAAGAAGAACGCTGGGATGTAGCAGAACCTTCCACCTCATCAAATCGAAAGAACAGGAAAGCCTCAGAATCTCAAGTCTACTCCAACGTCAATGATTCTCCTGCTTTGCCTGACAACGATGACGATTATTTCTCCAGAATTCTATCGCCAGTAAGTGCGCGCAGAATGTTCCAGGAAAACGATGACGATGAAGATAGTGACGAAGATAGCACGAATCCTGAATCATCtcaatcaaaaatcaaaaatcgtAAATATGGTCCGAAGATGTCCCAGGACAGTGACGATTATGACGACGAAGATCCGTTCCTGATAGTTCCATCTAGAATTGCAAAACGTGGCATGTTCCTAGGGAAGAAGATTCATGAAAAGAAAGACGAACTAAAACATTCCAAATGGTCTAAAACTTGGGGATTACACCATAATCAacatcaaaacaaaaaacatgATCAACACCATGGCCTATTTCATAACCGTCACCCAGGTGCAGGTCATTATCAACACCATCAACAAAAGTGGAGCAAAGTCAAAACCGAACACCCACATCCATTGACCAAAAACGGGAAAACACTCTTTGCTCGTCAGGTGGATAGTGAtgaaacccaagtttccgtcCCGGAAGACTACTCCATTGGAGGAGGAATGAGTGCTGAAATCAACAATCCTTCCTACTACGTTAAGGAAGACCGAGAAACTGAAGCAGCAGATGACCGTAAAAATCGCAAGGAATCAATGACTTTGCAACAGGATGATCAGCCCTCCAGAATGTCTAATCGGATCCTTCGCGAATCAACTAAGATCGGACAAAATTCTCGCGGCATCTACTGGTAA